One window of the Chitinophaga niabensis genome contains the following:
- a CDS encoding RagB/SusD family nutrient uptake outer membrane protein, with translation MKSIYHILAITAILSSCTKQLHKDPIGLLTPDQINTDPKLGTVTSSVTSSYQMLSSTLNLLGEWQWDGGTVTRNDFVLQDIASGDMQKKWNPDGDQAWMDQYSNYSFTAANGGFNGQWSYDYEGISRANLAISYLTDPAVTTKIGIDETLRKRLLGEVYFLRAFYYFELVNNFGDVPLLLKPLKNFSEAYSVAKREKKAVVLEQISKDLAEAKPLLPGTKFADNTEKWRASKGAVMAMQAKVALYGKKWADVIAIITELEGLGFYSLNTNYFDAFSVAKEFTDNEVIFAYDHQQGKNPRNGNGLCALQGWGFIAPTANFVSAFEANDPRLLYTADVANQACYKLLGTTDNSNKGNDDAPNNKIFIRWADVLLWKAEAYNESANYPAAIGIINSIRARARTSPSVTGALPPAGTLPNRNIATTDKALVTSWLVSERRVELGFESHRFYDLKRWETAKAVLTAMGKNFQDKNYLYPIPQGEIDKSGGSITQNTGF, from the coding sequence ATGAAATCAATCTATCATATACTCGCCATCACAGCCATCTTAAGTAGCTGTACCAAGCAATTACATAAAGATCCGATAGGCCTGTTAACACCTGATCAGATCAACACAGATCCCAAACTGGGAACCGTTACTTCTTCCGTCACCTCTTCCTACCAGATGCTTTCCAGTACACTCAACCTGTTGGGAGAATGGCAGTGGGATGGCGGTACCGTTACCCGCAATGATTTTGTTCTGCAGGACATTGCCTCCGGAGATATGCAAAAGAAATGGAACCCGGATGGGGATCAGGCCTGGATGGACCAATATTCCAACTATAGCTTTACTGCAGCGAATGGTGGGTTTAATGGCCAGTGGAGCTATGATTATGAAGGCATCTCCCGCGCCAATCTTGCTATCAGTTATTTAACGGACCCTGCTGTTACTACCAAGATCGGAATTGATGAAACACTGCGTAAAAGGTTGTTGGGAGAAGTATACTTCCTGCGTGCTTTTTACTATTTCGAACTCGTGAATAACTTCGGCGATGTTCCCTTACTGCTGAAACCACTGAAGAATTTCTCAGAAGCCTATAGCGTAGCAAAAAGAGAAAAGAAAGCTGTTGTGCTGGAGCAGATCAGTAAAGACCTTGCTGAAGCCAAACCATTATTACCCGGTACCAAATTTGCTGACAATACAGAAAAATGGAGAGCCTCCAAAGGTGCTGTGATGGCTATGCAAGCCAAGGTAGCACTGTACGGTAAAAAATGGGCAGATGTGATTGCCATCATCACAGAACTGGAAGGCCTGGGTTTCTATAGTCTCAATACCAATTACTTTGATGCTTTCAGTGTAGCAAAAGAATTCACTGACAATGAAGTGATCTTTGCTTATGATCACCAGCAGGGAAAGAATCCCCGTAACGGGAATGGGTTATGTGCTTTGCAGGGATGGGGTTTTATAGCACCTACTGCTAATTTCGTCAGTGCATTTGAAGCCAACGATCCACGGTTGTTGTACACGGCAGATGTAGCCAACCAGGCATGTTACAAATTACTGGGCACTACAGATAACAGCAATAAAGGGAACGATGATGCTCCCAACAATAAGATCTTCATCCGTTGGGCAGATGTGCTTTTATGGAAAGCAGAAGCTTATAATGAAAGTGCAAATTACCCTGCTGCCATTGGCATTATCAATTCCATCCGTGCACGTGCAAGAACAAGCCCTTCCGTAACAGGTGCTTTACCACCTGCCGGTACATTGCCCAACAGGAATATTGCCACTACAGATAAAGCCCTGGTTACCTCCTGGCTGGTGAGTGAACGCAGGGTAGAATTAGGTTTTGAATCACACCGTTTCTATGATCTGAAAAGATGGGAAACAGCCAAAGCAGTACTCACCGCTATGGGCAAAAACTTCCAGGATAAAAATTACCTCTACCCTATTCCGCAGGGTGAAATAGATAAATCAGGCGGTAGCATTACACAGAATACAGGATTTTAA
- a CDS encoding SusC/RagA family TonB-linked outer membrane protein, with product MKKILTLLLVCFQMTAFSQSTEIKVTGKITSVFGQPLGGASIQVKNAAKTTSTDAAGSFSITVPQDAILVVSFVGYQKQEVPVAGKTAIMIALEPAETGLGEVVVLGYNSQKKANLTGAISTVNMADLDQRKVPDVAQALQGQVAGVQITQSTGAPGEDISIRIRGEGTIGNNSPLFIIDGIPSRDISFLSPSDIQSITVLKDASAAAIYGSRASAGVIVVVTKTGKKGATNIDINYFNGIQKVANLPKMLNREQYMNKMEESWNNSGFTGTNPYTADKSRTDLANTDWQKELFETGRSQNLQVSASGGSDKIQFLVSGSYYSQDGIVVYDNDQYKRYNFRTNIRANLTNRLSIGTNLQFSYELQDKLSSKGDAPGIIRHALIRPPVIPVYKDPGDPTYKPGDPFTDLPFYKHSDQANGGWESNKYEYSSNPVALAYFTNDKRNSLKTFGNVYAEYGFLKDNALKFRTNLGIDLNMTHNKTFNQNFGDDDGGGNATDKGQGRKNRPNGLNEDRGEEYTITWNNTLNYTKAFGKHNISALAGTEYITNYASSIGASRSRFEYVNTTFQYIDYGGSQTDVWNGGNGSEWGLFSLFGSATYSYDARYMATVNLRADASSRFAENNQWGYFPSVSLGWRISEEKFMQDVNWISDLKLRASAGTLGNQEIGNYAYLTLLRKTGDQYVISRYGNPDLKWETTRQQNIGVDIGILRNKVYLSVDYFSKKTSDILLPISLPALVGSVSPTIVNAGEVSNKGIEIALNLRNNDHAFKYDINANVATVTNNVEKLHPNLPNITGNVSRTQVGHPLSSFYGYVMNGIYQNQAEITSYLHGTPTPSEKPGDIKFKDLNNDGIINDNDRTFIGNPNPKFSYGLNLSGSYKGFDIGILFQGVQGVDKYNDLKKITDYDTRPFNHSIRTLEAWHGEGTSNTVPRSTFNDNGSSRVSDIFVEDASYLRLKNLEIGYSFGAMLKRTNTGIKNVRLYVSAQNIFTITDYTGLDPESTDFFDQGTYPQSRALLFGVNVQF from the coding sequence ATGAAAAAAATACTTACACTATTATTAGTGTGTTTCCAGATGACTGCTTTCTCACAATCAACTGAGATCAAAGTCACCGGAAAGATCACTTCCGTTTTCGGGCAACCTTTAGGAGGTGCCTCCATCCAGGTTAAAAATGCAGCAAAAACAACTTCTACAGACGCTGCCGGCTCTTTCTCCATTACCGTACCCCAGGATGCCATATTGGTGGTAAGCTTTGTAGGTTACCAGAAACAGGAAGTACCTGTTGCCGGTAAAACAGCTATCATGATAGCACTCGAACCTGCAGAAACCGGTTTGGGCGAAGTAGTGGTTTTAGGATATAACAGTCAGAAAAAAGCTAACCTCACCGGTGCTATTTCCACCGTGAACATGGCAGACCTTGATCAGCGAAAGGTGCCGGATGTGGCACAAGCTCTGCAAGGCCAGGTTGCCGGTGTGCAGATCACACAAAGCACGGGTGCACCGGGTGAAGATATCAGTATCCGTATCCGGGGAGAAGGAACGATCGGGAACAACAGTCCATTATTTATTATAGACGGAATCCCCTCCCGCGATATCTCCTTCCTCAGCCCTTCAGATATTCAATCCATCACAGTGTTGAAAGATGCCTCTGCCGCAGCCATTTATGGTTCAAGGGCTTCCGCAGGTGTAATTGTGGTGGTCACCAAAACAGGTAAAAAAGGTGCTACCAATATAGATATCAACTATTTCAACGGGATCCAAAAAGTAGCCAACCTGCCCAAAATGCTCAACAGGGAACAGTATATGAATAAGATGGAAGAAAGCTGGAACAATTCCGGTTTTACAGGTACCAATCCCTATACAGCAGATAAAAGCAGAACGGACCTTGCTAATACAGACTGGCAAAAAGAATTGTTTGAAACAGGGCGTTCCCAGAACCTGCAGGTATCTGCCAGCGGCGGCAGCGACAAAATACAGTTCCTGGTATCCGGTAGTTATTACAGCCAGGATGGGATTGTGGTCTATGATAATGACCAGTACAAACGTTACAACTTCAGGACCAATATCAGGGCCAACCTCACCAACAGGTTATCCATCGGAACCAATCTCCAGTTCTCTTATGAACTGCAGGATAAATTATCTTCCAAAGGAGATGCACCCGGCATTATCCGTCATGCATTGATCCGCCCGCCGGTGATCCCTGTATATAAAGATCCCGGCGATCCTACTTACAAACCTGGTGATCCCTTCACCGATCTGCCTTTCTATAAACACAGCGATCAGGCCAATGGCGGATGGGAAAGCAATAAATATGAATACAGCAGCAATCCCGTTGCCCTCGCCTATTTCACGAATGATAAAAGGAATAGCCTGAAAACTTTCGGCAATGTATATGCAGAGTACGGTTTCCTGAAAGACAATGCTTTGAAATTCCGTACCAACCTGGGTATTGATCTGAATATGACCCATAACAAAACATTCAATCAGAACTTTGGTGATGACGATGGTGGCGGCAATGCCACAGATAAAGGACAGGGACGCAAGAACCGCCCCAATGGCCTGAATGAGGACAGGGGCGAAGAATACACCATCACCTGGAACAATACACTGAACTATACAAAGGCCTTCGGCAAACATAACATCAGCGCACTGGCAGGTACTGAATACATCACTAATTATGCTTCTTCCATTGGTGCTTCCAGGAGCCGGTTTGAATATGTGAACACCACCTTCCAGTACATTGATTATGGTGGATCACAAACAGATGTATGGAATGGCGGTAATGGTTCAGAATGGGGACTGTTCTCTCTCTTCGGTTCTGCTACTTATTCCTACGATGCACGTTATATGGCCACTGTAAATTTAAGAGCAGATGCCTCCTCCCGTTTTGCCGAAAACAACCAGTGGGGTTATTTCCCTTCTGTTTCCTTAGGCTGGCGGATCTCTGAAGAAAAATTCATGCAGGATGTTAACTGGATCTCAGATCTGAAACTGCGTGCCAGTGCCGGTACATTGGGGAACCAGGAGATCGGCAATTATGCTTACCTCACTTTACTGCGTAAAACCGGTGATCAATATGTGATCTCCCGTTATGGCAATCCTGATCTGAAATGGGAAACCACCCGCCAGCAAAATATAGGGGTAGACATCGGTATCCTGCGTAACAAAGTATATCTCTCCGTAGATTACTTCTCTAAGAAAACATCAGACATCCTGCTGCCTATTTCCCTCCCGGCTTTAGTGGGAAGCGTTTCTCCCACTATTGTAAATGCAGGTGAAGTATCCAACAAGGGTATAGAAATTGCACTGAACCTGCGGAACAATGATCATGCATTTAAGTATGATATCAATGCGAACGTAGCCACAGTTACCAATAACGTGGAAAAACTGCACCCCAATTTACCCAACATCACCGGCAATGTTTCCAGAACACAGGTAGGGCATCCACTGAGTTCTTTCTATGGTTATGTAATGAATGGTATCTACCAGAACCAGGCAGAGATCACCAGTTATTTACATGGCACACCTACTCCTTCCGAAAAGCCCGGCGATATCAAATTCAAAGACCTGAACAACGATGGTATCATCAATGATAACGACCGTACCTTCATTGGTAATCCAAATCCCAAATTCTCTTATGGCTTAAACCTCTCCGGCAGCTATAAAGGTTTTGATATCGGTATCCTCTTCCAGGGCGTACAGGGTGTTGACAAATACAACGATCTGAAAAAGATCACGGATTATGATACCCGTCCTTTTAACCACAGCATCCGCACATTGGAAGCATGGCATGGTGAAGGAACCAGTAATACCGTTCCCCGCTCTACTTTCAACGATAACGGCAGCAGCAGGGTATCAGATATTTTCGTGGAAGACGCTTCCTACCTGCGCCTGAAGAACCTTGAAATAGGATACTCCTTCGGCGCTATGCTGAAGAGAACAAATACCGGCATAAAAAATGTGCGGTTATATGTATCAGCGCAAAACATTTTCACCATAACCGACTACACAGGCCTGGATCCTGAATCCACTGATTTCTTCGACCAGGGTACTTATCCGCAGTCACGCGCACTGTTGTTTGGTGTAAACGTTCAGTTCTAA
- a CDS encoding hybrid sensor histidine kinase/response regulator transcription factor: protein MLFAFQLQPLRSCFLLLGCLLYLLPAHAQPADKYFLQNLDNRNGLSNSAINYIYKDADDIIWVATWDGLNRYDGSSFHVFNYSKENDLKSIGNNVIQYITEDKKGNIWISTIEGISRYEKHSGRIYNYFYQQHQRSKISEQEFQLAVDTAGTVFCLTQKYGLTRYDATADSFRVFKFPGAGISKFAFDDSNTLWLINQAGGLEKYTWNGQQFKRSQSIQQKVTNFFVVKTQLFFTTADNQLYQFAGNTAKPILQLKNGLTAMVRYNDHYLLAWSGKGFGVFDNQFRPADFLEQEARQMQNIRITAWALGSEQILWYGTDGNGMIKIFPKTKPFGSIATADADMPYSKPVRAFCEYNGNLWVGTKGSGIIELPNFWQPGSDLTKRNYFLSPGELDNNAVYALKKGRDQLIYIGTDGKGIGVYDTRNRKFHKWAGIEGYDKHPEFGSVYAILQDEDNSVWLGTSSYGLIHLKLRLNNNGSISLVFLEQYTFNGSNTGPANDIIYALASGDPDHIWIACRYGGLSLLDKRTRRFKTFKAFTYEGSLSNNDVLSLYSDSHNRIWVGTSYGLNWINQADAAKEEPAFRKLTTENGLPNNTIHAIEEDNAGNIWVTTNKGLAKVQPDKATVSYYQQADGLQSNEFCDGAVWKDSSDHLFIGGTSGFNYFLPQRIRNTSWCPNLLISNIVMGGVSTHGTVLRPAANKTLDYTIHRKDGYFDLDAKAISFLNADKCEYAYYLEGYDKVWHYPGTNGKIAYSNILPGHYTFRIKWSNGEGVWTNETVLLNIEVQQYFWLTFPAFLVYIIILSFLGYLFYQYRIEHLMRVKEEEIHQGQLGFFTNIAHELQTPLTLIMGSAERFMDKKEKPYFLNLIHQQASRLTYLVQQLLEFRKAEAGFHNNQYSYLHVSDLLNNLTDPFVTLSEQNGIDYQRNIPPDIKAWVDKDKLEKILFNLLSNAFKHGGKKIELSAAESNGQLEIAVSNSGSHIPPDQLDKLFDKFYVAKPGNEKFGTGIGLAFTKQLVAMLQGKITASCVEDWITFKVSIPLTTAGENAQLISDKPSYLYESLTSYRESVISPEENNKRAIIEQLSPDNNRKNILVVEDEPGIRYLLKDILKDHYTIYEAENGKEALDLMAKVIPDLIISDIMMPDMDGLTLCNKVKNAPATCQVPFIILSAKGSVEHKTEGYEVGADAYIAKPFHIAHLMVRVRKLLEYRQRMHDLFRNNENITTADMPDTDKEFIQHLVRIIEEKLDEPELNAAVLEKELAMSKMQLYRKLKTMTNMTPGEFIKHIRLKHAAHLLTSTQFTVSEIFYRTGFNNQSYFFREFKKRYLCAPNEYRGQQSAQS, encoded by the coding sequence ATGTTATTCGCATTTCAGCTACAACCTTTAAGATCATGCTTCCTTTTGCTGGGATGTTTATTGTATTTGCTCCCTGCCCATGCACAGCCTGCCGATAAATATTTCCTCCAGAACCTGGATAACCGTAACGGCCTTTCCAACAGTGCCATCAATTATATTTATAAAGATGCGGACGACATCATCTGGGTAGCCACCTGGGATGGACTCAACAGGTATGATGGCTCTTCTTTCCACGTTTTCAATTACAGCAAAGAAAACGACCTGAAAAGTATAGGCAATAACGTGATACAATATATCACGGAGGACAAAAAAGGGAATATCTGGATCAGCACCATCGAAGGCATCTCCCGCTATGAAAAACACAGCGGCAGGATCTATAATTATTTCTACCAGCAGCACCAGCGCAGCAAAATCAGTGAACAGGAATTCCAACTGGCCGTAGATACTGCCGGCACGGTTTTCTGCCTCACACAAAAATATGGGCTCACCCGCTATGATGCCACAGCAGATTCTTTCCGTGTTTTTAAATTCCCGGGGGCAGGGATCAGCAAATTCGCTTTTGATGATAGCAATACCTTATGGCTGATCAATCAGGCAGGCGGGCTGGAAAAATATACCTGGAACGGGCAGCAGTTCAAAAGATCACAAAGCATCCAGCAAAAGGTCACTAATTTTTTTGTGGTTAAAACACAGCTGTTCTTCACTACGGCAGACAATCAATTATACCAGTTCGCCGGCAACACAGCAAAGCCCATTCTGCAATTGAAAAATGGCCTGACGGCGATGGTCCGCTATAATGATCATTACCTGCTTGCCTGGTCCGGCAAAGGGTTTGGTGTGTTTGACAACCAGTTCCGCCCTGCTGACTTCCTGGAACAGGAAGCCCGGCAAATGCAGAACATCCGTATCACCGCATGGGCTTTAGGCAGTGAACAGATCTTATGGTACGGTACTGATGGAAATGGTATGATCAAAATATTCCCAAAAACAAAACCCTTCGGCTCCATTGCCACGGCGGATGCAGACATGCCATACAGCAAACCCGTCCGCGCATTCTGTGAATATAACGGTAACCTTTGGGTAGGCACAAAAGGCAGTGGTATTATTGAACTGCCCAATTTCTGGCAGCCGGGATCAGACCTTACAAAACGGAACTATTTTTTATCTCCCGGCGAGTTGGATAACAATGCCGTTTACGCCCTGAAAAAAGGCAGGGATCAGTTGATCTATATTGGTACGGATGGAAAAGGCATCGGTGTATACGATACCCGCAACCGGAAGTTCCACAAATGGGCCGGTATAGAGGGATACGACAAACATCCGGAATTCGGTTCCGTTTATGCCATCCTGCAGGATGAAGACAATTCCGTATGGCTGGGTACCAGCAGTTATGGACTCATTCACCTGAAACTGCGTTTGAATAATAACGGAAGTATCAGTCTTGTTTTCCTGGAGCAATACACTTTCAACGGCAGCAACACCGGCCCTGCCAATGATATCATTTATGCCCTTGCATCCGGAGACCCTGATCATATCTGGATAGCCTGCCGGTATGGAGGATTGAGCCTGCTGGATAAAAGGACCCGGCGCTTCAAAACCTTCAAAGCCTTCACCTACGAAGGCAGCCTTTCCAATAATGATGTACTCTCTCTTTATAGTGACAGCCACAACAGGATATGGGTGGGCACCAGTTACGGCCTCAACTGGATCAACCAGGCAGACGCGGCAAAAGAGGAACCTGCATTCCGGAAACTCACCACGGAAAATGGTTTACCTAATAATACTATTCATGCTATTGAGGAAGACAATGCCGGCAACATCTGGGTAACTACCAATAAAGGACTGGCCAAAGTGCAGCCGGATAAAGCAACCGTTTCCTATTACCAGCAGGCAGATGGATTGCAGAGTAATGAATTCTGCGATGGGGCTGTATGGAAAGATTCCTCCGATCATCTTTTTATAGGCGGCACTTCAGGCTTCAATTATTTTCTGCCGCAAAGGATCAGGAATACCAGCTGGTGCCCCAACCTGCTTATCTCCAATATTGTCATGGGTGGTGTAAGTACACATGGTACAGTACTCCGGCCAGCCGCCAACAAAACCCTTGATTATACCATTCACCGCAAAGACGGTTATTTTGACCTGGATGCAAAAGCTATCAGCTTCCTCAATGCGGATAAATGTGAATATGCGTATTACCTGGAAGGCTATGATAAAGTATGGCATTACCCCGGCACCAATGGAAAGATTGCTTACAGCAATATTTTACCCGGCCATTATACTTTCAGGATAAAATGGTCTAACGGAGAAGGGGTATGGACAAATGAGACCGTATTGCTGAATATTGAGGTACAACAGTATTTCTGGCTTACCTTTCCTGCCTTCCTTGTATATATCATTATATTATCCTTCCTCGGTTACCTTTTCTATCAATACCGCATAGAACATCTCATGCGGGTAAAGGAAGAAGAGATCCACCAGGGGCAGTTGGGCTTTTTCACCAATATCGCGCACGAACTGCAAACGCCCCTCACGCTGATCATGGGTTCCGCGGAACGGTTCATGGATAAAAAGGAGAAACCTTATTTCCTCAACCTTATTCACCAGCAGGCCTCCCGCCTTACTTATCTTGTACAGCAATTACTGGAATTCCGGAAAGCAGAGGCCGGCTTCCACAATAATCAATACAGCTACCTGCATGTATCAGACCTGCTGAATAACCTCACCGATCCTTTTGTAACACTCAGTGAACAGAACGGTATAGATTACCAACGGAACATCCCACCGGATATCAAAGCCTGGGTGGATAAAGACAAACTGGAAAAGATCCTTTTCAATCTTTTATCCAATGCCTTTAAACATGGCGGTAAAAAGATAGAACTCAGCGCCGCAGAAAGTAACGGGCAACTGGAAATAGCGGTCAGCAATTCCGGCAGCCATATTCCTCCGGATCAACTGGATAAGTTGTTTGACAAATTCTACGTGGCCAAACCCGGCAATGAAAAATTTGGTACAGGGATAGGGCTTGCCTTCACCAAACAGCTGGTGGCCATGCTGCAGGGGAAAATAACCGCCAGCTGCGTGGAAGACTGGATCACCTTTAAAGTAAGCATCCCTTTAACCACTGCCGGCGAAAATGCCCAACTCATTTCAGACAAACCCTCCTATTTATATGAGTCCCTCACTTCCTACAGGGAATCGGTCATTTCCCCGGAAGAAAATAACAAGCGGGCCATTATTGAACAACTCTCGCCGGACAACAACCGTAAGAACATCCTGGTAGTGGAAGACGAACCGGGTATCCGCTACCTGCTGAAGGATATCTTAAAAGACCATTATACCATTTATGAGGCTGAAAATGGAAAAGAGGCACTGGACCTGATGGCGAAAGTGATCCCTGACCTCATTATCAGTGACATTATGATGCCGGATATGGATGGCCTTACCCTTTGCAATAAAGTAAAGAACGCTCCCGCCACCTGCCAGGTACCTTTTATTATATTATCTGCCAAAGGAAGTGTGGAACATAAAACGGAAGGGTATGAAGTAGGAGCGGATGCCTATATCGCCAAACCCTTTCATATTGCCCATTTAATGGTGCGGGTACGGAAATTGCTGGAATACCGCCAACGGATGCATGATCTTTTCAGGAACAATGAGAACATTACCACAGCAGACATGCCGGATACAGATAAAGAATTTATCCAGCACCTGGTGCGCATCATTGAAGAAAAACTGGACGAGCCGGAACTAAATGCCGCCGTTCTGGAAAAAGAACTGGCCATGAGCAAAATGCAGCTCTATCGTAAATTAAAAACGATGACCAATATGACACCCGGAGAGTTCATTAAACACATCCGCCTGAAACATGCGGCCCATTTACTCACTTCCACCCAGTTCACCGTTTCCGAAATTTTCTATCGTACCGGTTTCAATAACCAGTCCTACTTCTTCCGGGAGTTCAAAAAACGTTACCTCTGTGCACCCAACGAATACCGGGGGCAACAATCTGCGCAAAGCTAA
- a CDS encoding NAD(P)/FAD-dependent oxidoreductase has protein sequence MNTIKETDVCIIGAGPAGATAALQLHQYNIPCIVVDKAVFPRDKVCGDGLSGKVLAILNSIDPAIGERLVALQDKEDSWGVTFIASNRASLDISYKPVNDGAAGFVCKRMVFDNFLVDEMKRCGNIELIEGTGIDKYTLQQDGYLLSNASGSLQIKAKLIIVANGAHSSFTKDVAGIQLEPKHYCAGLRAYYKNIKGLHPKGYIELHFLKSLLPGYFWIFPLPNGEANVGVGILSEVVRKKKLNLRKMLQDTLENDPVLKERFKDAVLIDKIDGYGLPLGSKKRTLSGERFMLIGDAGHLIDPFTGEGIGNALYSGRFAAEQVKRAIAANDFSATQLKAYDETVHRKLGTELKLSARLQKLVHRPWLFNYLMKLGMGNKQLRELMSCMFYELDLRKKLAKPSFYVKLLFNRA, from the coding sequence ATGAACACGATAAAGGAAACCGATGTTTGTATCATCGGGGCTGGCCCGGCCGGCGCAACGGCAGCTTTGCAATTACATCAGTATAATATTCCCTGTATAGTAGTAGATAAGGCGGTATTTCCGAGAGATAAGGTATGTGGAGACGGATTGAGTGGAAAAGTACTCGCCATTCTGAACAGTATCGATCCCGCTATCGGCGAAAGGCTGGTGGCCCTGCAGGATAAGGAGGATAGCTGGGGTGTTACTTTCATTGCTTCCAACAGGGCATCGCTGGATATTTCATATAAACCGGTGAATGATGGGGCGGCAGGTTTCGTTTGCAAACGGATGGTGTTTGATAATTTCCTGGTAGATGAAATGAAGCGTTGCGGAAATATTGAATTGATAGAAGGTACAGGCATTGATAAATATACTTTGCAGCAGGATGGATATCTGCTCAGTAATGCTTCCGGTTCCTTACAGATCAAAGCGAAACTGATCATCGTGGCTAATGGGGCTCATTCTTCTTTTACAAAAGATGTGGCAGGTATACAGCTGGAGCCAAAACATTATTGCGCAGGTCTCCGCGCTTATTATAAGAATATTAAAGGGCTGCATCCCAAAGGGTATATCGAATTGCATTTTCTAAAATCTCTGCTGCCGGGTTATTTCTGGATCTTCCCCTTACCTAATGGAGAGGCAAATGTAGGAGTAGGAATTTTGAGTGAAGTGGTAAGAAAGAAGAAACTGAACCTGCGGAAAATGCTGCAGGATACATTGGAGAATGATCCGGTGCTGAAAGAACGTTTTAAAGATGCCGTGCTGATAGATAAAATAGATGGATATGGATTGCCTTTAGGTAGTAAGAAAAGAACGCTGAGCGGCGAACGGTTTATGCTGATCGGGGATGCCGGTCACCTGATAGACCCTTTCACCGGAGAAGGTATTGGTAATGCACTGTATTCCGGAAGGTTTGCAGCAGAGCAGGTAAAACGGGCCATTGCTGCCAATGATTTTTCTGCCACACAGCTGAAAGCATATGATGAAACGGTCCATCGTAAACTGGGCACTGAATTAAAACTCAGTGCGCGTTTGCAAAAACTGGTGCATCGCCCATGGTTGTTTAATTACCTGATGAAACTCGGCATGGGGAATAAACAATTACGGGAACTGATGTCCTGCATGTTCTATGAACTGGACCTGCGGAAGAAATTAGCGAAGCCTTCTTTCTATGTTAAGTTGTTGTTTAACAGGGCTTAA